cctaattagtccatgatttgacaatgtggtgttacagtaaccatttgctaatgatggattaattaggcttaatagattcatctcgtgaatttgTATAGGGGttttgcagttagttttataattagctcatgtttagtcctcctaattagcgtccgaacatccgatgtgactctcctaaagtttagtacctcgtatccaaacaaccccgcGAGCTCTCAAGTGGCAAGGCAAAGGAGTTTACTCTATGTTCTTTTCATAgtgttctttatttttttttaaaaactctAATGTTTTAGAAGTGCAAAAGTGTTAGTTACAATGATACCATCTAATAGGGCAATATCATACATTGACACGTATAAAGATTATACGACTTAATAGACAACTTGCATAGTGTGCTGTGTTCTGGGTTGTCTCGTAGTAACTCTACGATTCTTTAATTTGTGCAAGTGAAAAAGGAATATTTTGTGTTGTATAGCAATAAAAACTCGTGCAATGGTAGTAGAGTTGTCTCATAATCCTAAGGTTTAGTTGAGGGTACAATTGTTTTGTGAAACAATGATCATTTTCTCTCGCCTCGCTCTTTTCTCTTTCAAATATCCTATTAGCATTGCATAAAACAACATATTAGAAGCAATATGCACATGCCTTTGCGTCTTTGCAATTCCCGTTACGCCAATGATTCATCGGTAAAAACCTGACCTCTGACAATTGCTCAAATAAGTCGCGCCACATcaaattttttttcaatattGTCATATCAGTTGGAGACTCAAACTATGAGAGAGCAGTAATTTAAAGTGAGATAGAAGGTTGATTTGGTAAATATAAATTGATCCGTTCAAGTTTCACGGCGACCGCAGCCAAAACACAGATAGCTGATTCCCGCGCCAAATCAAAAGAATCTATTATCTCGGATCTGGTGTCCTAGACACGAAGGTGCTCATACTATACGGATAGAGTGTGCATAGGAGTGTTTGGTAAAAAAACTAAAGCGATTACCCGTTAAACCCTATCATCAATTGCATCAACCAAAAGGCATCGGAAAGAGAGGGGGCAACCAAAATCTCATCTTGCATTAGTTCTCTTCGAAATGGCACAGCCTATACGGAGTCTGACCCACATAGCAGCTGTAGACATACATGTACCCTCGGCAGCAACAGCAGGAATTGAAGGATTATCTCGACATGCCGTCTAAAATCTTGAACGGAGAAGGAAAAATGATCTAGAGTAGTTTACACGGAGTAACAGAACACTGGCACACCACCGGTGGTGCATAAAAACGGCACACGGGTACATGCAGGACACCGGTCGACGTGTGCCGATCCGGGGGCATGCGTGCTGcgcgcgcgagcggcggcgcggcttctcttcagagttcagagggCTCGCGCCTTGACGATGTCCATGCTCATCTCGCTGGGGTCGGTGGCCTGCAGCTCCACCTGGATGCCGTCCAGCTCCCGCTTGAACCGGTCCTTGGAGCTCGCGTACAGCATCTTGCTCCTCACCCTCGACGTGTCCGGAGACCTGCGGCATGCGGATCTCCATGGATTCACCAGCGTTCCGGCGGCGTTGTTATATATAATAATGAGATGAAATTATCAGCAACCGATTGGGATCACGTACCAGGAGATGAAGAAGATCTTGCTCTTCTGGCAGTTCTCGTCGGTGGTGAAGTCGAAGTCGAAGACGGCGTAGCGGCACTCGCTGTCGGGCATGGAGGCGGTGAAGTCATCGTAGGTGTCGCCCGGCTGCCCCAGCCTGtccaccaccacctgctgcgTCTGCTCGTCGATCTTGAACGTGATGAACCGGAAGCTCCGCTTGGACTTGAGGTCCTGGAACTTGAGCTTGCACTCGTCGCTCACGGCCATCCCCGAGGCCGAGTTCGCCTTTGTGCAtcatcaagtttttttttggttttgcgATAACAACACAAGACCAAACACGTACGGTTATTACAGAACAAATCTTGCACCACTGGCATTACCTCGTCCAATAAGAAATTAATCAATCGAAATCGAGACATTGATCTGCAATGAGAAGAACATCAGGTGGGTGCTCGATCGCTCACCATGGTCGACGGGTTTGTCTCGTTTCCACAGCCGGGCTCGACGACGGTGCGgtggcgaggaggcggtgcgcGATGGCGATGGCGCCGACGGACGCAAGATTCTCAAGGCCTGTGtgacagggaggaggaggccaaaTATAGGAGGCGGGGATCTGTGCTGTGCGTGCCGCGGCGCCATGCCGCCACGTTCGGAGGAGGGGGGCGTGCTTGACCAAGCACGTCCCCTCCTTCGTGCGCGGTGCGCGCGTCCGGCAtgcgcgccaccaccacccatcGGTCCTCCGCTTCGACAGGTCGCGGCCGGCCTTTCCTCTCCGGTTGGCTAGCGAGCGCAACATGAGGAACACTAACCATGAACTAGCTGTGACAGGCTGACAGCTAGACAACCTGGAACCCGGAACACCATCTGTAGGCTGTAGCGTCTGAATACTCGACAGAAAGCACAATTGGCACATAAGTATCTTCTGTTCTACAAGCAATCGaggcaaaaaaaatatatgtaaaaGAAAAGCTGGACCCGAATGGATGCGAAAACTAACCGAATCCACAGAGTATAATCGTTCTGCCAGTTTCGAATAAGCACATGCCATCAGAACCAACTAGAAGAGCACAGTGGACAATCGGAGGTACCAAACTGATAAGTTTCAAACTGCACGTGGTTGGCAGAAAAATTCTCATTGTAAGTTACACGACCACGACCGCACAATACAAAAAGTCTAGAAGGATCTTCTCTATCGTAAGCTACAAAATTTCCATTCTTTAGCCAAAGAATTTTACAACTTTTGGAGACTGTTTAGCTTTTGCCTTTGTGTTGGCGTTCTTCTCATCATTTCCAGCCGATTTTGAACCTGGTTGCTTTGCCTTCTTTGATTTGGTGGGTTtcggttcttcttcttcaatgaAGTCGTCCTCAAGGTCATCTCCACCATGGTGACCGACAGGGCCTTCCTGATAGTGTTCTTCCATGTTGACATCTGAAAATAAGCAGGCCAAATGCAACAGTAAATAGATATTCCTGTACTGGACAACTACAACATAGGTTCATGCATCATATTACTGACCATCTCAAACTATAGTATATTAGAATTTATCTTAGACATTGGCATATGCAAATCCAGACATTGTCAAGGGAAAAACAACATTTCACCCATCCTTAATAGTTACATGATGCAGCCTATATATCCATATTTTTTCCTTTATCTTTGACATTACGAATAAAATAACTGTAGATTCATGCTAAAAAGTAAAAACACTAGGCAAGAATATGGTGTATGCATCCTGCAGAAACACCTTGCTGGTTACTGTGGAGACTGGATAATAACTAAAGGTACGTCGACTATATAGATCAGTCACAAGAACTTTCCACACATGCTGGCCAGTGCTCCAAATTTTGAGAAAATGTCTAAACCATGATGTTGCAATGGTATGTTAAGGAAGTTGATACCCATGGTCTGCTTACCATAATCTCTGGAGGACATCAAATCTTGTTTCCCTTTATTTGGACAATGCTTGGCCAAGTGTGTAACTTCACCGCATATCTTACAACAACCACCCTAACAAAGATATGGAGTTTAGATTTAAATGCAAGGAAGCCATAATCTTAACAAAACAAAGAAGAAAGAACACAAGTAAGCAGTCTCAGCAGTACTAAAAGCAATAGAAGAAAGTTTTGACATAAAAGCAGATTGATGCCCCAAAACATTGTTTTCATTAGATAGGGTTGTGCAGGATCACCAGGACCCCAGGAGGATAGACTTGGGAGCTAGCTAGAGGAAATTAAATATTCCATCAAGAGTTGATACAAGCAGTTTGGTATCTCCAGATTCTGAAGAAGGACAACCTTCATAGCTGAATGTATAGATAAGTTCAAGTTGAATTACTGGTTTTAGAAGAAGAGGCTTATAGGATCAATTTCCTAGGAAAATCTAAAGCCCCCAAAATTAGCAACTTGTCAATTGTTTGCCATATATTTAAAGGTTTGCCTATCCATTTGTTTGCATGGTGTGTCATTATCcaaaataagaaggaaaaaactTTCTAATCACCTAAAGCGTAGAGGAGATCACAAAAACCTAACTGGCACAAAATGATAAAAGCATTTTCTGTCAGGCATGGCATCTTTGTTTCCAATAGATTctagttaaaaaaaatgtacatGTTCTTATTTCACTATCTTGCATTTGCATACCAAGAGATTTGAGAAGGTATAAGGGAGTATGGTGAAATACCTTTGGATAAATGCCATGCTTGTTTTCAGGACAATCCTTGCTCAAATGCCCTTGCTGTTTGCAGACAAAGCAGCTTGCAAACTTTGTACCTCCTTTATATGGAGTTGTGTTAAATGAGTGAAACCATATAGGTAATGATAACAATGCTGGCAGGTATACAGTACTAGAAGATGTGTAAGATGGATGTATGATTATTACCATTTTCAATTGGCTTGGGGCACTTGGAAAGAGAATGTCCAGATTCACCACAGTTATAGCAAAATTTCTTTAAATTCCCCTCACTTTTCTCAGGACAGTTCTTCAGACTATGGCCACGCTCCCTGCAGTGCAAGCAAATCTAAAA
This portion of the Setaria viridis chromosome 7, Setaria_viridis_v4.0, whole genome shotgun sequence genome encodes:
- the LOC117864801 gene encoding actin-depolymerizing factor 6 isoform X1, whose product is MANSASGMAVSDECKLKFQDLKSKRSFRFITFKIDEQTQQVVVDRLGQPGDTYDDFTASMPDSECRYAVFDFDFTTDENCQKSKIFFISWSPDTSRVRSKMLYASSKDRFKRELDGIQVELQATDPSEMSMDIVKARAL
- the LOC117864801 gene encoding uncharacterized protein isoform X2, with amino-acid sequence MANKRQREARKRFREANPDLFPPQPAPSADGSKKKSKKKSMFKKVKKGGTGRSKHPMRVPGMRPGECCFICKSTDHVAKACPEKALWDKNKICLHCRERGHSLKNCPEKSEGNLKKFCYNCGESGHSLSKCPKPIENGGTKFASCFVCKQQGHLSKDCPENKHGIYPKGGCCKICGEVTHLAKHCPNKGKQDLMSSRDYDVNMEEHYQEGPVGHHGGDDLEDDFIEEEEANSASGMAVSDECKLKFQDLKSKRSFRFITFKIDEQTQQVVVDRLGQPGDTYDDFTASMPDSECRYAVFDFDFTTDENCQKSKIFFISWSPDTSRVRSKMLYASSKDRFKRELDGIQVELQATDPSEMSMDIVKARAL